The Pristiophorus japonicus isolate sPriJap1 chromosome 2, sPriJap1.hap1, whole genome shotgun sequence DNA segment cgacattttggctacaggtcgggacacagtcgagcatctgcagaacctggaggaggtttttagtcgactcaaccgcgtggggctcaagttaaaatgctcgaagtgcattttcctggcgcctgaagtggagttcttggggaggaggatcgcggcagtcggcatcagatccatcgattcgaagacggaggcaatcaagaacgcaccgaggccacagaacgtgatggaactgcggtcatttctagaactcctgaacaactttggtaacttcttaccgggtctcagcacactgttagaaccattgcacgccttactgcgtaaaggggacgaatggacatgaggcaaaagccaagaaaatgcctttgtaaaagcgagaaaattgttatgctcaaacaaattgcttgtgttgtatgatctatgtaagcgtttggtactagcatgtgatacttcgtcatatggcgtcggatgtttattgcaataagctaatgattttgggaaattgcaactggtttcttatgcatccaggagtctgtctaaggttgatagtgcctacagcatgattgaaaaagaagtgttagcgtgtgtctatggggtaaagaaaatacatcaatatctggttgggctaaaattcgaattggaaactgaccataagctactcatatccctgttttccgagagtaaggggataaatactaatgcatcggcccacatccagagatgggcgctcacgttgtctgcatacaacgacgccatccacagaaaactgcgccgatgctctcagtaggctgccattgcccatcatggggctggaaatggcgcagcccacagatctagccatggttatggaagcatttgagagtgagcaatcacccgtcactgcccggcagatcaaaacctggatgagccaggaccccttattatctctcgtcaaaaactgtttgcttcatgggagctggtgcagtgtcccagtggaaatacaggaagagataaagccctttcagcgcgcaaagatgaaatgtctatacaggcagactgctttctgtgggacaatcaagtagtggttcccaagaagggcagagacacctttatcagtgacctccacagtaccaacccaggcatcgtaatgatgaaagcgatagccagatcccacgtgtggtggcccggtattgatgcggacttaaagtcctgcgttcacagatgtaatacatgctcacagttaagcaatgcatccagggaggcgccgctaagtttatggacttggccctccaaaccgtggtctagggtacatgccgAATATgcgggcccgttcttgggtaaaatgttccttgtggttgtagatgcgtactccaaatggattgaatgtgatataatgtcagctagcacgtctgctgccaccactgaacgcctgtgggccatgtttgccacacacggcctacccaatgtcctgatgagcgacaatgggccatgttttaccagtgctgagctcaaggaattcatgacccacaacaagatcaaacatgtcacatctgccccatttaaaccagcgtccaatggtcaggcagagagagcagtgcaaaccatcaagcaaggcttgaagagggtaacggaaggctcactgcagatttgcctatcccaagtcctgctttgctaccgcacgagaccccactcactcactgggatcccacctgctgaactgctcatgaaaagggcacttaagacaagattctcgttagttcaccctgatctacatgaacaggtaaagagcaggcggcttcaacaaagtgcattcaatgaaagcgcaaatgtgtcacgcgagattgaaatcaatgatcctgtatttgtattaaattatggacaaggtctcaagtggcttcccgacactgtcgtggccaaagaggggagcagggtgctttgggtcaaactttcaaatggactcattcaccggaaacacttggaccaaatcaaactcagattcacggactatcctgagcaactcactttggaacctaccttctttgacccccccaacatacacaccagtggcaaccgacaccgcggttggccacgaagcagaacccatcatccacagcagccagcaggacccaccacataaggcagctgcacagcagcccagtgagggcccaacagttgattcaccagtactagctttcacaccgagacgatcaaccagggcaagaagggccccagatcgactcaccttgtaaatagttacactgttgactttgggggggggggggggagtgtttttatatatgtaaacttgtatttattctgtacagccaccagaggacccaGCCCCTGGaggtccaagggatcccataatcccttgggagcacaggtattcaaggaggcttcacaggttggagaggcactctggagacctgcaataaaaggctaaggtcacactttactttgagctcacagtctgactctttctccatacataacaataatgGAGTTCAGTGGTTTTGCAAACTATTGAATTTAAAGCAAATTCCAAATCTGTGGACTGCCCAGTTTTTTTGAATGTGATGAAGAGTAAATGTGTTGTGCTCTTGTAAAAATAAGTACGCCATCCTATTTTGTATTGTTATCTTTTGAACCTAAAAATCATCAAAGTTTTCCTAATATACTATGCGAAATGGGCTggtagcgaatcggcagcctgttttacaccgtGCTTGGTTTTCATTTCTGGACCAATTTCACCACCATTATCTTGTCATTTACctaattgctgcttgtgggaccttgctatgcactaATTGTCTGCCATGtctgcatacattacaacagtgactatatttcaaaaatactttattggctgtgaggcactttggaacatcctgaggttgtgaaataagCTATATAAATGCCAAATTGCTTGTTTGTTCGTTTATTCTCATAATGCCAACTAAAGTTTTCTCTCCTGCCTTTTCAGGACTGAGCACAATTTGAATGGTTTTGACAGAATGACAGCTGAAGACTCCAGCACCATGATGAGCACAGATTCCTGCAACATGTCTTCAACTAAAGTTCTTGAAGGTGTTGCTGGTGCCCCTAATGAGTCCACCCTGCTTGCACTTATGGAACGTACAGGCTACACAATGGTTCAAGAGAATGGCCAACGCAAATATGGTGGCCCGCCTCCCGGTTGGGAAGGACATCCTCCGCCCCGTGGGTGCGAGGTCTTTATTGGTAAAATTCCTCGCGATGTTTATGAAGATGAGCTTGTCCCCGTTTTTGAGTCTGTGGGACGGATGTACGAGATGCGCTTGATGAtggactttgatggtaaaaaccgcGGTTATGCCTTTGTCATGTTCACAGCCAAGCATGAGGCCAAAAGAGCAGTCCGAGAGCTTAATAACTATGAGATTCGTCCAGGGAGGCTGCTGGGTGTCTGCAGCAGCGTGGATAACTGCAGACTTTTCATTGGGGGCATTCCAAAAATGAAAAAACGAGAAGAGATTTTAGAAGAGATTTCTAAAGTAACAGAAGGTGTGCTAGATGTGATTGTCTATGCTAGTGCAGCTGACAAGATGAAAAACCGAGGATTTGCATTCGTAGAGTATGAAAGTCACCGGGCCGCTGCCATGGCACGGAGAAAGCTGATGCCTGGAAGGATCCAGCTGTGGGGTCACCAGATTGCGGTCGATTGGGCTGAACCGGAGATTGATGTTGATGAAGACGTGATGGAAACTGTTAAAATTCTATACGTGAGAAATCTGATGATTGAAACCATGGAGGACACGATAAAAAAAATCTTTAGTCAGTTCAACCCTGGCTGTGTGGAGCGGGTAAAGAAAATTCGAGATTACGCTTTTGTTCATTTCACTACCAGGGATGATGCAGTCCTTGCCATGGAGAAATTAAATGGAACTGACCTTGAAGGTTCCTACATTGAGGTGACCCTGGCCAAGCCTGTGGACAAAGAGCAATATAGTCGTTACCAGAAAGCAGCAAAAGGGGGACCAACAGAAACACCTCAAGCAAACATTGTTTACTCCTGTGATCCCTACACGTTAGCCTACTATGGGTATCCCTACAACACACTGATTGGTCCCAACAGAGAATATTTTGCCAAAGGTCAGTAAAATGTTATGAATCGAACAGGTTTCTGAGTATTTCGCAATTGAATAAAAGGGGTTGTTATTCAACTTTGTGTGAGAGTATAAACCGGGTGATCGTGAGTCAGCCGgctattttacatctctccccatttttatttccattgaagctctgctatgaggaaaggttgagtaggttgggcctctactcattggaattcagaaggatgagaggtgatcttattgagacgtataagattatgagggggcttgacaaggtggatgcagagaggatgtttccactgatggggggagactagaactagagggcacgatcttagaataaggggccgcccatttaaaacagagatgaggagacatttcttctctcagagggttgtaaatcggtggaatttgctgactcagagagctgtggaagctggggcattgaataaaattaagacagaaatagacagtttcttaaacgataaggggattatggggttatggagagcgggcggggaagtggagctgagtccatgatcagatcagccatgatcttactgaatagcggagcaggctcaaggggccgtatggcctactcctgttcctatttcttatgttcttatgctatcaCATTGCACCCaatctgcaataaaggtacaactttAAAATATTTTTAATCAGAGAGGAAAAGCGAAAATATGTTTCCCATTGGGAAGATCTGCCCCCTGGAGCTCTAGTGATGGTATATTTCAGCTATGCCAAGACATAAATGTTGGGCCTGTTGGTCCATGCAACCTTGTGCACTGCTCTATTCAGTATATTAATGGTATTCTTAAATACCCAGTACTGCTGCCCAACGTTTAACATCTCGGGCTGCAAGAGGGAATACAGGTATTACAGATGTTTGTTTATTCTTTAATTTAGCCAAAGCAACACTGAGATAATTAGACATTTTGTATTCTTTTTattctttgtttttctcatttattttccaaACATGACAATCTTATTGTTAGTAGGGCCACATGACAAAAATTGCCACTCATTTTCTGACTAACCCATCTGCAATTTCATCACCTATTTCTTCTGAGGGTAAGCTAGTGCAGTGGTTAGAggccgtgagttcaaatctcactctgtatgaaattgaaatcaataaaTGGGGTAATTTattattgagtagaatgggcctatattctctggagttcaatggaatgagaagtgatctcattgaaatttataaaattcttagagggcttgtcagcatagatgctgagaggctgtttctcctggatGGAGAGTCTGGAACTGCAAGGTTatagtctctggataaggggtcgaccatttattactgagatgaggagaaatgtctttactcagagggttgtaaatctttggaattctctaccccagagggctatggtggctcagtcgttgagtatactcaagactgagatcgatagatttttgggcactaagggaatcaagggatgtgggaaaagtggagttgatagaaacatagaaacgtagaaaataggtgcaggagtaggccattcggcccttcgagcctgcattaccattcaataagatcatggctgatcattcacctcagtacccctttcctgctttctcaccataccccttgattcctttagccataagggccacatctaactccctcttgaatatatccaatgaactaacatcaacaactctctacggtagagaattccacagattaacaactctctgagtgaagaagtttctcctcatctcagtcctaaatggcttaccccttacccttagactatgtcctctggttctggacttccccaacatcgggatcattctgactgcatctaacctgtccagtcccgtcaaaattttatatgtttctatgagatcccctctcatccttctaaactccagtgaataaaggcccagtcgatccagtctctcctcatatgtcagtcctgccatccctggaatcagtctggtgaaccttcgctgcactcgctcaatagcaagagcatccttcttcagattaggagaccaaaactgaatacaatattccaggtgaggcctcaccaaggccctgtacaactgcagtaagacctccctgctcctatactcaaatcccctagttataaaggccaacatactatttgccttcttcactacctactgtacctgcatgccaactttcaatgactgatgtaccatgacacccagatcttgttgcacctccccttttcctaatctgctgccattcagataatattctgcctttgtatttttgccaccaaagtggataacc contains these protein-coding regions:
- the rbm47 gene encoding RNA-binding protein 47 isoform X1, with protein sequence MQTMFCPRTEHNLNGFDRMTAEDSSTMMSTDSCNMSSTKVLEGVAGAPNESTLLALMERTGYTMVQENGQRKYGGPPPGWEGHPPPRGCEVFIGKIPRDVYEDELVPVFESVGRMYEMRLMMDFDGKNRGYAFVMFTAKHEAKRAVRELNNYEIRPGRLLGVCSSVDNCRLFIGGIPKMKKREEILEEISKVTEGVLDVIVYASAADKMKNRGFAFVEYESHRAAAMARRKLMPGRIQLWGHQIAVDWAEPEIDVDEDVMETVKILYVRNLMIETMEDTIKKIFSQFNPGCVERVKKIRDYAFVHFTTRDDAVLAMEKLNGTDLEGSYIEVTLAKPVDKEQYSRYQKAAKGGPTETPQANIVYSCDPYTLAYYGYPYNTLIGPNREYFAKAGTVRGRGRGAAGNRAAGPRGSYLGGYSAGRGIYSRYHEGKAKQQDKAYELISSLDLATVSPVAMKPGAVAIPSIGTQYQVFQAAPGTKLMEDSKMHPMEHVLNPIAVQTDLNGATIIPSVSTPPPFQTRPITPVYAMASNIQRIPTAGFYGASYVPIAAPASAATMATLQKNAATAAAVAAYGGYAGYVPQPFPAATFQVPLHDFYQTY
- the rbm47 gene encoding RNA-binding protein 47 isoform X3, whose protein sequence is MTAEDSSTMMSTDSCNMSSTKVLEGVAGAPNESTLLALMERTGYTMVQENGQRKYGGPPPGWEGHPPPRGCEVFIGKIPRDVYEDELVPVFESVGRMYEMRLMMDFDGKNRGYAFVMFTAKHEAKRAVRELNNYEIRPGRLLGVCSSVDNCRLFIGGIPKMKKREEILEEISKVTEGVLDVIVYASAADKMKNRGFAFVEYESHRAAAMARRKLMPGRIQLWGHQIAVDWAEPEIDVDEDVMETVKILYVRNLMIETMEDTIKKIFSQFNPGCVERVKKIRDYAFVHFTTRDDAVLAMEKLNGTDLEGSYIEVTLAKPVDKEQYSRYQKAAKGGPTETPQANIVYSCDPYTLAYYGYPYNTLIGPNREYFAKAGTVRGRGRGAAGNRAAGPRGSYLGGYSAGRGIYSRYHEGKAKQQDKAYELISSLDLATVSPVAMKPGAVAIPSIGTQYQVFQAAPGTKLMEDSKMHPMEHVLNPIAVQTDLNGATIIPSVSTPPPFQTRPITPVYAMASNIQRIPTAGFYGASYVPIAAPASAATMATLQKNAATAAAVAAYGGYAGYVPQPFPAATFQVPLHDFYQTY
- the rbm47 gene encoding RNA-binding protein 47 isoform X2, coding for MQTMFCPRTEHNLNGFDRMTAEDSSTMMSTDSCNMSSTKVLEGVAGAPNESTLLALMERTGYTMVQENGQRKYGGPPPGWEGHPPPRGCEVFIGKIPRDVYEDELVPVFESVGRMYEMRLMMDFDGKNRGYAFVMFTAKHEAKRAVRELNNYEIRPGRLLGVCSSVDNCRLFIGGIPKMKKREEILEEISKVTEGVLDVIVYASAADKMKNRGFAFVEYESHRAAAMARRKLMPGRIQLWGHQIAVDWAEPEIDVDEDVMETVKILYVRNLMIETMEDTIKKIFSQFNPGCVERVKKIRDYAFVHFTTRDDAVLAMEKLNGTDLEGSYIEVTLAKPVDKEQYSRYQKAAKGGPTETPQANIVYSCDPYTLAYYGYPYNTLIGPNREYFAKGTVRGRGRGAAGNRAAGPRGSYLGGYSAGRGIYSRYHEGKAKQQDKAYELISSLDLATVSPVAMKPGAVAIPSIGTQYQVFQAAPGTKLMEDSKMHPMEHVLNPIAVQTDLNGATIIPSVSTPPPFQTRPITPVYAMASNIQRIPTAGFYGASYVPIAAPASAATMATLQKNAATAAAVAAYGGYAGYVPQPFPAATFQVPLHDFYQTY
- the rbm47 gene encoding RNA-binding protein 47 isoform X4, which produces MQTMFCPRTEHNLNGFDRMTAEDSSTMMSTDSCNMSSTKVLEGVAGAPNESTLLALMERTGYTMVQENGQRKYGGPPPGWEGHPPPRGCEVFIGKIPRDVYEDELVPVFESVGRMYEMRLMMDFDGKNRGYAFVMFTAKHEAKRAVRELNNYEIRPGRLLGVCSSVDNCRLFIGGIPKMKKREEILEEISKVTEGVLDVIVYASAADKMKNRGFAFVEYESHRAAAMARRKLMPGRIQLWGHQIAVDWAEPEIDVDEDVMETVKILYVRNLMIETMEDTIKKIFSQFNPGCVERVKKIRDYAFVHFTTRDDAVLAMEKLNGTDLEGSYIEVTLAKPVDKEQYSRYQKAAKGGPTETPQANIVYSCDPYTLAYYGYPYNTLIGPNREYFAKAGTVRGRGRGAAGNRAAGPRGSYLGGYSAGRVAIPSIGTQYQVFQAAPGTKLMEDSKMHPMEHVLNPIAVQTDLNGATIIPSVSTPPPFQTRPITPVYAMASNIQRIPTAGFYGASYVPIAAPASAATMATLQKNAATAAAVAAYGGYAGYVPQPFPAATFQVPLHDFYQTY